A stretch of the Fusobacterium varium genome encodes the following:
- a CDS encoding putative lipopolysaccharide core heptosyltransferase — MLRKINRAFQDYMREKRLRLGKYIWDRKRDKEEIKSGNFIEKNNIKKILFMRYDGKIGDMVINTLMFREIKKKYPYIEIGVVTKGGAKAVIENNPNVDKIYEYKKDRKSIKKLSLEIAAEKYDLLIDFSEMLRVNQMMLINLCKARFNMGLNKENWKIFDISYTKPTGYIHVTEIYKNILEKLGIKNIDISYELFFIERQKSKIEELLKKLKHKKIVVFNPFAASKHRNINLENIVKIGKIILEDENNILMFIGEEKRKKELENVMRELGNNTFFPEFKDIMETSYLISKADLVITPDTSIVHISAAFKRKLIAIYRIDGKAENEINRYLWGPNYKEAVQIFSKDFAIKNGEEPDINKFDMKELENEIKKYLRKQEKI; from the coding sequence ATGCTAAGAAAAATAAATAGAGCATTTCAGGATTATATGCGGGAAAAAAGGTTGAGGTTAGGAAAATACATATGGGATAGAAAAAGAGATAAAGAAGAAATAAAGTCAGGGAACTTTATAGAAAAGAATAATATAAAAAAAATATTATTCATGAGATATGATGGAAAAATAGGAGATATGGTAATAAATACTTTAATGTTTAGAGAAATAAAAAAGAAATATCCATATATAGAAATAGGAGTGGTAACAAAAGGTGGAGCAAAAGCAGTAATAGAAAATAATCCAAATGTAGATAAAATATATGAATATAAAAAAGATAGAAAAAGTATAAAAAAATTATCTTTGGAAATAGCAGCAGAAAAATATGATTTATTAATAGATTTTTCAGAGATGCTGAGAGTAAATCAAATGATGCTGATAAATTTATGTAAAGCAAGATTTAATATGGGATTAAATAAAGAAAATTGGAAAATATTTGATATATCTTACACAAAACCTACAGGTTATATTCATGTAACAGAAATATATAAAAATATTTTAGAAAAATTGGGAATAAAGAATATAGATATAAGTTATGAATTATTTTTTATTGAGCGCCAAAAAAGTAAAATTGAAGAATTGTTAAAGAAATTAAAACATAAAAAAATAGTTGTATTCAATCCATTTGCAGCAAGTAAACATAGAAATATAAATTTGGAAAATATAGTAAAAATAGGAAAAATAATACTTGAGGATGAAAATAATATATTAATGTTTATAGGAGAAGAGAAAAGAAAAAAAGAACTTGAAAATGTAATGAGAGAATTAGGGAATAATACCTTTTTTCCAGAGTTTAAAGATATAATGGAGACTTCATATTTAATAAGTAAAGCAGATTTAGTAATAACTCCAGATACATCAATAGTTCATATATCAGCAGCTTTTAAAAGAAAATTGATAGCAATTTATAGAATAGATGGTAAAGCTGAAAATGAAATAAATAGATATTTATGGGGACCTAATTATAAAGAAGCGGTACAGATATTTTCAAAAGATTTTGCAATTAAGAATGGGGAAGAGCCAGATATTAATAAATTTGATATGAAAGAACTTGAAAATGAGATAAAAAAATATCTTAGAAAACAGGAGAAAATATGA
- a CDS encoding putative lipopolysaccharide core heptosyltransferase, with translation MSKIRGFFIRLVGMKKKEKNIELKDIKRILIPGGRIGDMVCETPLIRELHELFPNAEIDVYLDKIVAPLFKNCPYLNVIETKRGSRFVHKVKILRIISSWYDALLKRKKYDLYFEFANGLRFYSIFALRIMKPRYSIGVLREEKHGIKKDELTIFDVYIKKSKSKHMRDISLAGIEVLGKNIKNRKYELFLGEAEERYKDYFYKENINIIFNYTGGNIKKNLSIEEVKESCKKLIEIDKRIVVYVMTLPDKYEELEEEIKKWEEKRIKICDKTQDIAEAAGMIKYIDILVSVDTGVVHIASAYNKPVISIFPDNENSIEYFSPKSELSYVIKCEDRSWIRDFDKEKMKKYMEEIIDKLK, from the coding sequence ATGAGTAAAATCAGAGGTTTTTTTATAAGATTAGTAGGAATGAAGAAAAAAGAAAAAAATATAGAATTAAAAGATATAAAAAGGATATTGATTCCAGGAGGAAGAATAGGGGATATGGTATGTGAAACACCATTAATTAGGGAATTACATGAACTTTTTCCTAATGCAGAGATAGATGTTTACCTTGATAAGATAGTAGCCCCATTATTTAAGAATTGTCCATATTTAAATGTTATAGAAACCAAAAGAGGAAGTAGATTTGTACATAAAGTAAAAATATTAAGAATTATATCCTCTTGGTATGATGCACTATTAAAGAGAAAAAAATATGATTTATATTTTGAATTTGCGAATGGATTAAGATTTTACAGCATATTTGCGCTGAGGATAATGAAACCAAGATATAGTATAGGGGTATTAAGAGAAGAGAAGCATGGAATAAAAAAGGATGAATTAACTATTTTTGATGTATATATAAAGAAAAGCAAAAGTAAACATATGAGAGATATAAGTTTAGCAGGAATAGAAGTATTAGGGAAAAATATAAAAAATAGAAAATATGAGTTATTTTTAGGAGAAGCAGAGGAAAGATATAAAGATTATTTTTATAAGGAAAATATAAATATAATATTTAATTATACAGGTGGAAATATAAAGAAAAATTTATCGATAGAAGAAGTGAAAGAAAGTTGTAAAAAACTTATAGAAATAGATAAAAGAATAGTTGTGTATGTAATGACACTTCCAGATAAATATGAAGAATTGGAAGAAGAGATAAAGAAATGGGAAGAAAAGCGAATAAAAATTTGCGATAAGACGCAAGATATAGCAGAAGCAGCGGGAATGATAAAATATATAGATATATTGGTAAGTGTAGATACAGGAGTAGTACATATAGCATCAGCTTATAATAAACCAGTGATTTCAATATTTCCAGATAATGAAAACAGTATAGAATATTTTTCTCCTAAGTCAGAATTAAGTTATGTAATAAAGTGTGAAGACAGGAGCTGGATAAGAGATTTTGATAAAGAAAAGATGAAAAAGTACATGGAAGAAATAATAGATAAATTAAAATAA
- a CDS encoding glycosyltransferase, translating to MKNKVIFRSGSLRMGGLERVLIEVLQTIDREKFDIYLVIDDDCGEENIFEKDIPKDIKYFFLKSEEMIRETEKYKARKKNIVYKLMYNLMMEKENRIMYKNMQQILKELGEIDVIVDFDAGASKYIEKLDIKKKIVWIHNSIPNLKKKGSKIKRFGKRLEKYDRVIAICDEMKEEIENIYPNLNGKVSRIYNPFNFERIEKLMNDESELTTEQIKMLNEDYCIAIARLDNVQKDFLTLVRAYKNVKDSGIQDKLYIIGDGPSKEEIINEIKKLNLEENIKLVGLSKNPYVWLKKSKLFVHSSKYEGLPTVLIEALICNKMIISSNCPTGPKEILKGESCGKLFKVGDTEELGNYLVEFLSSEENREKYEKNVVIRKEEFNKNKVIKEYEKLIEEI from the coding sequence ATGAAAAACAAAGTAATATTTAGAAGTGGAAGTTTAAGAATGGGAGGACTAGAAAGAGTTTTAATAGAAGTTCTTCAAACAATAGATAGAGAAAAATTTGATATTTATCTTGTAATAGATGATGATTGTGGAGAAGAAAATATATTTGAAAAAGATATACCAAAAGATATAAAGTATTTTTTTCTTAAATCAGAAGAAATGATAAGAGAAACAGAGAAATATAAAGCAAGAAAGAAAAATATCGTGTATAAGTTAATGTATAACCTAATGATGGAAAAAGAAAATAGAATTATGTATAAAAATATGCAGCAAATATTAAAAGAACTTGGAGAAATAGATGTAATAGTAGATTTTGATGCAGGAGCTTCAAAGTATATAGAAAAATTAGACATCAAAAAGAAAATAGTATGGATTCATAATTCTATACCTAATTTAAAGAAAAAAGGAAGTAAGATAAAAAGATTTGGAAAAAGATTGGAAAAATATGATAGAGTAATAGCTATATGTGATGAAATGAAGGAGGAAATAGAAAATATATACCCAAATTTAAATGGGAAAGTAAGCAGAATATATAATCCATTTAATTTTGAAAGAATAGAGAAATTAATGAATGATGAAAGTGAATTAACAACAGAGCAAATAAAAATGCTTAATGAGGATTATTGTATTGCCATAGCAAGATTAGATAATGTTCAAAAAGATTTCCTGACATTGGTGAGAGCATATAAGAATGTTAAAGATAGTGGAATACAAGATAAACTATATATTATAGGAGATGGACCTTCAAAAGAAGAAATAATAAATGAAATAAAAAAATTAAATTTAGAAGAAAATATTAAATTAGTAGGTCTTTCAAAGAATCCATATGTATGGTTAAAAAAATCTAAATTGTTTGTACATAGTTCTAAATATGAAGGATTACCAACAGTGTTAATAGAGGCATTGATATGTAATAAGATGATAATTTCTTCAAATTGTCCAACAGGACCTAAAGAAATATTAAAAGGTGAAAGTTGTGGAAAATTGTTTAAAGTTGGAGATACAGAAGAACTGGGAAATTATTTAGTAGAATTTTTATCTAGTGAAGAAAATAGAGAGAAGTATGAAAAAAATGTAGTCATAAGGAAAGAGGAATTTAATAAAAATAAAGTGATAAAAGAATATGAAAAATTAATAGAAGAGATATAG
- a CDS encoding putative ADP-heptose:LPS heptosyltransferase translates to MKKKYYLKKSYIKNLLNMYITRFFLILFFKKRENPENILIKISDGIGDVVIRSRLSEKLIERFGKDKVYFLMQENYKQLGEILGYKVIGISKSEKYNLLKRIRKFFEINKLGIKRFINLEYTNDSVVGNIIAEEKIGVLDTDPAVEIYNKFYTKVIRLNRNEKILNQIKIIGENILDRNLRADELIPDLKVGKNSKNEGIVIAVGSTSREKVCSPYMMLEYIKEIKKEFPEEKIYLVGNGKLQLEYAEYLMGNLKEFKMENLVNKTNLKEVFKIIAESRLFIGFDSGLYNYSYSLRKKTIALFKDLSSPFKHEADWVKVLGPEKERIDNVEDENYPNREINNISIETLKKALEGMKEYEKQSNI, encoded by the coding sequence ATGAAGAAAAAATATTATTTGAAAAAGTCATATATAAAAAATCTATTAAATATGTATATAACAAGATTTTTCTTAATTTTATTTTTTAAAAAGAGGGAGAATCCAGAAAATATTTTAATAAAAATTTCTGATGGAATAGGAGATGTAGTAATAAGAAGTAGATTATCAGAAAAATTAATAGAAAGATTTGGAAAAGATAAGGTTTATTTTTTAATGCAGGAAAACTATAAACAATTAGGAGAAATATTAGGATATAAAGTAATTGGAATTTCAAAATCAGAAAAATATAATTTATTAAAAAGAATCAGAAAATTCTTTGAAATAAATAAATTAGGAATAAAAAGATTTATAAATCTTGAATATACAAATGATAGTGTAGTAGGAAATATAATAGCTGAAGAAAAAATAGGAGTTTTGGATACAGATCCAGCAGTAGAAATTTATAATAAATTTTATACAAAGGTAATTAGGTTGAATAGAAATGAAAAAATATTAAATCAAATAAAGATTATAGGGGAAAATATACTGGACAGGAATTTGAGAGCAGATGAGTTAATTCCAGATTTAAAAGTGGGTAAAAACTCAAAAAATGAAGGAATAGTTATAGCAGTGGGCTCAACTTCACGAGAGAAAGTATGTAGCCCATACATGATGCTGGAATATATAAAAGAAATAAAAAAAGAGTTTCCAGAAGAAAAAATATATTTAGTGGGAAATGGTAAATTACAGTTAGAATATGCAGAATATTTAATGGGAAATTTAAAAGAATTTAAAATGGAAAATTTGGTGAATAAAACAAATTTAAAAGAAGTGTTTAAAATAATAGCAGAATCTAGATTATTTATAGGGTTTGATTCAGGATTGTATAATTATAGCTATTCATTGAGAAAAAAAACAATAGCATTATTTAAAGATTTAAGTAGTCCATTTAAACATGAAGCAGATTGGGTAAAAGTTTTAGGACCAGAAAAAGAGAGAATAGATAATGTTGAAGATGAAAATTATCCAAATAGAGAAATAAATAATATATCAATAGAAACTTTAAAAAAAGCTCTGGAAGGAATGAAAGAATATGAAAAACAAAGTAATATTTAG
- a CDS encoding glycosyltransferase translates to MEKIKVGLLVEEFYDKDLGGFGGYGILAKEYITKYLPFEEIEIEVIIGSNSKKESKTIVRDGIKIHYLPKNWSSKFDIDFIYLSKVKKFFKEQKFDIYMSIEMSKIAYEVLKREKSKKLILWIQDPRPKYDWEEIKSVTLSNEYDSYLNYYSKWEKKIQKLLNKLNMENRLILISQGKYLKKKAIDLYKLPQSVEIKYFPNPVEIQNNINFNLKKDSVIFLGRLTPVKRPWIYFELAKFFPEKIFYVCGQGYEINEILEKYKGIKNLKFMGHVSGEQKDKLLREAKVLVNTSIHEAIPVSFLEAISYGLKILSCQNPDNITIDNGYFTGIVLGDGFDELEKFRNGLKYCFDNYNESEILESLIKIKKNHDLFKFIEEGRKIIKNGVRNERN, encoded by the coding sequence ATGGAAAAAATAAAAGTTGGACTTTTAGTTGAAGAATTTTATGATAAAGATTTAGGTGGTTTTGGAGGATATGGAATTTTAGCTAAAGAATATATTACTAAATATTTACCTTTTGAAGAAATAGAAATAGAGGTTATAATAGGGAGTAATTCAAAAAAAGAATCAAAAACAATAGTAAGAGATGGAATAAAAATACATTATTTGCCTAAAAATTGGTCTAGTAAATTTGATATTGATTTTATATATTTATCAAAAGTAAAAAAATTTTTTAAAGAACAAAAATTTGATATATATATGAGTATAGAAATGAGTAAAATAGCTTATGAAGTTTTAAAAAGAGAAAAAAGTAAAAAATTAATACTTTGGATTCAGGATCCTAGACCTAAATATGATTGGGAAGAGATAAAAAGTGTCACATTGTCAAATGAATATGATAGTTACTTGAATTATTATTCTAAATGGGAAAAAAAAATACAAAAATTATTAAATAAATTAAATATGGAAAATAGGCTTATATTGATATCCCAAGGAAAATATTTAAAGAAAAAAGCAATAGATCTTTATAAGTTACCTCAAAGTGTTGAAATAAAGTATTTTCCAAATCCTGTAGAAATACAAAATAATATTAATTTTAATTTAAAGAAAGATTCTGTTATATTTTTAGGAAGACTAACTCCAGTGAAGAGACCATGGATATATTTTGAATTAGCAAAATTTTTTCCAGAAAAAATATTCTATGTTTGTGGACAAGGTTATGAAATAAATGAAATATTAGAAAAATATAAAGGAATAAAAAACTTGAAATTTATGGGTCATGTTTCTGGGGAACAAAAAGATAAATTATTGAGAGAAGCTAAAGTATTGGTGAATACATCAATACATGAAGCAATACCTGTTTCTTTTTTAGAAGCAATATCATATGGATTAAAAATTTTAAGTTGTCAAAATCCTGATAACATAACTATAGATAATGGATATTTTACAGGAATAGTTTTAGGAGATGGATTTGATGAATTAGAAAAGTTCCGAAATGGATTAAAATATTGTTTTGATAATTATAATGAATCTGAAATTTTAGAATCTTTAATTAAAATAAAGAAAAACCATGATCTTTTTAAATTTATAGAAGAAGGAAGAAAAATTATAAAAAATGGGGTAAGAAATGAAAGAAATTAA
- a CDS encoding lipopolysaccharide core biosynthesis protein — protein sequence MIKKKKYKEYNIYYPEEEIFYEKIGKQIVDKEYKELEIYKNTERNYVAKIEIEGEKYILKSPKSETIIPQRRVQTLIKNGEALNTLLNVRERIKEGITEYAVPFLAIVKKGIFIKESYILMECIEGEPIKSVADIDKIMEMANKLHKEKIYHGDLNTSNFIKTKNGIRIIDTQGKKEKYFYFKRWNDFFIMQNDLLVIEKGYKVKEEYYKKRKNISYYMILAMRKIKKLKFVEQLKLRKKELRKKGWRI from the coding sequence ATGATAAAAAAAAAGAAATATAAAGAATACAATATATATTATCCAGAAGAAGAAATATTTTATGAAAAAATAGGGAAGCAAATAGTTGATAAAGAATATAAAGAATTAGAAATATATAAGAATACAGAAAGAAATTATGTAGCCAAAATAGAAATAGAAGGAGAAAAGTATATATTAAAATCTCCTAAATCAGAAACAATAATACCTCAAAGAAGAGTACAAACTTTAATAAAAAATGGGGAAGCATTAAATACTTTGCTAAATGTAAGAGAAAGAATAAAAGAAGGAATTACAGAATATGCAGTTCCATTTTTAGCTATAGTGAAGAAAGGTATTTTTATAAAAGAAAGTTACATATTAATGGAATGTATAGAGGGAGAACCAATAAAGAGTGTTGCAGATATAGATAAAATAATGGAAATGGCTAATAAATTGCATAAAGAAAAAATATATCATGGAGATTTAAATACTTCAAATTTTATAAAAACCAAAAATGGGATAAGGATAATAGACACTCAAGGAAAAAAGGAAAAGTATTTTTATTTTAAAAGATGGAATGACTTTTTTATAATGCAAAATGACTTATTGGTAATAGAAAAAGGCTATAAAGTGAAAGAAGAATATTACAAAAAGAGAAAGAATATATCATATTATATGATTTTAGCTATGAGAAAAATAAAAAAGCTAAAATTTGTTGAACAACTAAAATTAAGGAAAAAAGAATTGAGAAAAAAAGGTTGGAGAATATAA